From a single Clupea harengus chromosome 24, Ch_v2.0.2, whole genome shotgun sequence genomic region:
- the LOC122128753 gene encoding B-cell receptor CD22-like, producing MTQLRMIEFLLLLHILHTHSDMLWDWHTFDVHLSRKRICAVRGSSVVMPCNFTHLPGLKVTKVFWGINLEKKNNFQDIHESPQHKGRVQYFWNKDGNCTLKLSELMMSDNGEYYVIFATPNKSWRSKSEVTLFVKDFSVQIPDPVIEGSEVKLSCSTPCGLEGKVRVIWRKNGEDLPVEQTNNFELLLQRVSMEDEGHYSCAVKIQEDLPSSSVKLNVMFPPRIPSVSVRPADEIPEGSSVTLTCSSDANPPVQSYTWFNTNGSIVSKLEAGKYYNIRNVSSKHTGYYYCEAKNKYGASNSTGIHLDVLCEYFFSQHRILTILYWITEWNSMLRFFNIEQMNP from the exons ATGACGCAACTAAGAATGATTGAGTTTCTGCTTCTACTTCACATTCTGCATACCCATTCAG acatgCTTTGGGACTGGCACACGTTTGATGTGCACCTCTCTCGTAAAAGAATCTGTGCTGTGAGAGGATCGTCAGTGGTCATGCCCTGCAATTTCACTCATCTTCCTGGTCTCAAAGTCACTAAAGTCTTCTGGGGGATTAATCTTGAAAAGAAGAACAATTTCCAGGATATACATGAGAGTCCTCAGCACAAAGGCCGTGTGCAGTACTTTTGGAATAAGGATGGCAACTGCACATTGAAATTGAGTGAGCTGATGATGTCAGACAATGGGGAGTATTACGTCATATTTGCAACACCAAACAAGAGCTGGCGGAGCAAATCTGAAGTCACTTTGTTTGTCAAAG ACTTTTCTGTCCAGATTCCTGACCCAGTGATTGAGGGTAGTGAGGTGAAGCTGAGTTGCAGCACCCCGTGTGGTCTGGAGGGTAAAGTCAGAGTTATATGGAGAAAAAATGGAGAAGATTTACCtgttgaacaaacaaacaactttgaGCTTCTGCTCCAGAGAGTCAGTATGGAGGACGAAGGCCACTATTCCTGTGCAGTGAAGATCCAAGAAGATCTCCCCTCATCATCAGTGAAGCTTAATGTCATGT TCCCTCCAAGGATCCCTTCAGTCTCTGTCAGACCAGCTGATGAGATTCCTGAGGGATCttcagtgactctgacctgcagcagtgatgccaacccaccagtgcagaGCTACACCTGGTTTAACACCAATGGATCAATAGTCTCAAAACTAGAAGCAGGAAAATATTACAACATCAGGAATGTCAGCTCTAAACACACTGGGTATTACTACTGTGAGGCCAAGAACAAATATGGTGCCAGTAATTCTACTGGCATTCACTTGGATGTTCTCTGTGAGTACTTTTTTTCCCAGCACAGAATATTAACCATTTTGTACTGGATTACTGAATGGAACTCTATGCTCCGCTTTTTTAATATTGAGCAGATGAACCCCTAA